TCCACTGCGCAGCTGGAGGGGGAGGCAGCAGGGGAGTGGGCAGCAAGGGCCAGGAGGACGCTGGCCCAGCCTTCACTTCCCTCAGTGTGCGCCCCTCACCTGGCGTGGCTGTGCGGTGGCCCGCGGTGGAATGGGGCCCAAACCTTGGGGGTGTCAGGGGAGTGCACTCCTTGGGCCAGCTGGTGCAGCTGTGTGACCAGTACGAGCAGGAGATTCGGGTAGAAGCCCCGCGTGGCGCCCACGCAGCCAGACACAGCCAGCATCTCCCCAAGGGCACGAGTGGCCTGCAGAACAAGTGGCCCATTCAGGCTCAGAGGCACCAAAGACAGGACGAGGACAAAGCCTCAGACACTGGAGGGACATTCGGGAAGCACCTGACTCAGGTGAGAACCTGCTGCCCCCAACCCCCTGTGGGGCAACTCttctgcccccccccacccccccacccccccccccccccccgggcaggggagggggagtgcCGGGGAGAGGGGCCAGTCCCCTGGCAATGCTGGCCAGAGCTACCTACAGCCAGCGCCTCCAGCTCAGGCCCGGCCGCACCCTTGAGcgtccacagcagctgcaccagcaCCTGCCCATTCACGCGCTGGTTCCGGCTCAGGCTGCGCCACAGCTCTGCTGCCGCCCTGGGGATATGAGGTTCGTGAGACAGGATCTGGTGTCAGGATGCGGGGAGTTGCCAGGTCAGGGTTGGAGGTGGCCACAGGACTCCAGCAGGGAGTGAGGCAGGCAAACCATGCCCCCACACCCTCCCCCAATTCCAGAAAAACAACATAAGTGGCATCTGTGCAGACCACAACAGAGCTGAGTTCCACAGGATCAGCTGCCTGGCAGGACCTCTCAGAAGCCTGTAGGGCCAGCAACAGTGAACGAAACCTGGCATGGTAAACAATACCGTAGAGAATAAAGCCAAGGATAACTTCTCCTGGGGCGGATTACTCAAAGAGCCGGGGGCGCAGGGGTGCAGAAACCACCTGGCTCACTTACCCTGCCTTGGAGCACAAGCCCAGGCTGGGCTCCAGGGGCAACGTGGACAGAGAAGGCAGGCCCCCAGCCAGGCACCCAGTACGGAGGACCCCAGGTGGGAAGGGTGGGGGACTTTTCTGAATGAAAGGAGAGgcaggggagaggtgggcagCAGGAGTTGAGGGGAGGGAATTCAGAGGCTCTGTCTCCCCCATGACCCCTCCTTTCAGGGTCAGACTCGACCCCAAgcgggaagagggaaggaagctgCGTGGCGGCTGGGGGATGTGGTGCCTGGCAGGGTGGGGCAGGTTACCGGTCCAGGGGCATCGAGCACGGCAGCAGCGCGCATACCACGTCCCGTGCGTGCTCCAGGGCTAGTGCGCTCAGCACCCGCAGGGCCACCCGCCGGGGCCTCCCCTCGGCTAGGCTGGGCACCTGTGCCAGCAGCCCACGCACTAGGGCATGCACCTGGCATGGAGGGATGGATGTCAGTGGTCAGGCCTCCTTGATACCTGGACATTACCCCCTGTATTCGCATGGCGTAGGGAAAGCCTGAAGGGGGCGTGCGCGTCAGGCTGATCGCTCCAACCCCCCAACCTTGGAGGAAAAGGCAGGAGTCTCTTGGGtagggagggctgggggctgacCTGGTCCTCCAGCCGCTCCCCTCGGGCCTCCAGGGCTGAGGACAGGGTGAGTGCTGTTGCCTGGGTCCCCGCAAAGccagcctcctccaggcaggCAGCCGTGTACAACGCCAGGTCAGCAAGGGCCCCCTCCTCCGGGGAACTCTGGGGGGCCTAGGGTGGGGTGGGCAGATGAACGAAGTCCCCTTGCCTCTCCCAGTTCTCTTACCCAGCAACCCCTCAGCTCCTGACAAAGTCCCTGTGCCCTTCTGTTgttctccagccccctcccttgcCCCCCAGGCCCGTCCCCCTCAGCCTCCCTTCCCCTACCGCTCACCTGATGGGCTCCCTTGGGGGCTGGCTCCTGTATGCAGGGTGGGGAGCGGGGCTCACGGCCAGCTGTGGGGATGCTGGCTGCATTCCCAGGCTTTGCCTCAGGTTCAGGCTGAGGGCCCATGACAGGGGGTCTCAGGGCCTGCCCCTGGCTGGCCCGGATCCCTTCAGCCAGAGCTGTCAGGGTTAGGGCCCCTACAGGGGcaccccggggccggccccacacacCCCCAGCCATGGCCATGGCACACGCCAAGCTGCTCAGCCGGGCCCAGCCTGCAACACCTGCCCCCGATCCTCCCAGGAAGTCGTGCCCAGCCTGACCTAGAAGCAGGCCCCGGGCGGGACCAGGGACAGGTGTGGCATGTACGTGTGTGAACATGTGCTCTGTGTGTATGGGGGGGTTGGGGAGCCACACAGAGGTGTCCCCAGGCACAGTGCCTGCTGGGGGCATGTGAAGGGCCCTCCTGCCCAGGCTGCTGGCAGTGAGTGGCCAGCCTGAAGCTGAGCGTCTGGGGTCTGGCTCTGCCCAccagggccctgggggaggggcaagatTCCTGGAGACAGTGGATCTgcaaggggagggggagaagggccctTGACCCTGACTTCCCATCCCTCTGGATGGGGGGACCCCGGGCAGGTGTGGATAGCCCTGAGGAGGCCGCAGCAGGGGCCAGAAGTCCGggcccagccctgagctaaggCCTTGCCTAATTCAACCCTAAAGAAGCCGTCTGGTCCAGGgcgggcctggggctgggggcggggctgtCTCCACTGCATTCTCACCTAGCAGCCATTCTGGGGATGGGGATGATTGGGAGTTGTCACTGCCTCTGAGCACTGGGAGGTCCTGGGATAGGAGAGATAAGGCCAGGAGCCACATCCCCTGGGCGCTCTTGCACTTGACTGCCATGATTGGGGTGGGCCTTCTGAGTCCTGGCCAGTTCTGACATGCCCCTTCCCCCCAACGCTGGACCACAGGGTTCCTGGGTCCTGGCACCTAGGAAGTGCACAGCTGAGAAGTGGTGCCTGTGGGTCCCTGGGGCCCAGTGTGTGTTCTGccatgtatgtgcgtgtgtgtgtctccaAGCCTCATGCTCCCCATGGCTGGCCTGACTTGGCCTCTGCCCCAGATCCCCACTGTCACCTCACCCAGCAACACAGCAGGTGCTGCCCAGCCTGAGCCTGGGGAGCCAGAAGAGCTGGTCCAGCCAAATACTTGGGCAGGCGGAAGTGTTCCGGGAAGCACCCCAGACACTCAGCATTCCCTCACGCTCTTGCCTGCCTGTGCCACCTCATGCTGCCCAGACAGGAGAGGCCCAGGTCCCCGCCCTCCGGGTCTAGTAGAGCCTAGAACCTCTCTCCTGAGCAGATCCTCTGGAGACCTGACTAGCTTGTCTGCAcagaggcagggccagcccaggacaGTGACCAGGTGTCCAGAGCTGAGCCACGCCCTGGTCCCTCAACCTCTTCACTGGCTCCAGTGCAGGCCCCtaacctcctcctctcccttcccagggctgctggatCAGGAGCTGGGTCCCCAAGGCCTGGGCTTGGCTGACCGCATGACAGAtgccagggcctggagggagCCAGATGGGTGGAACCCAGGGGCACACGGTCCCCAGTGGCAGGGTCCTGCAGGGCTGGCAGCAGCAATGGCAGGGGACACCTGGGCTCCCCCTTGGCTTGGGAAGCGTGAGGCGTCCTACTGACCCTGAGCCCAGAAGTAGTATACTTGGCAGATGTGGGAGCCTGGGGCCGTGCTTGGACACAGGACGTCCCCAAGACCCTCCTTCTGGCACCTCATCCCCCCGCagctccccatccccagcctccAGCAGGGAGAGGCCTTCCACAGTAACTCCCTTAACTCCTGGGTGGGCACCAAAGCCCTCCCTTTCCCCGTAGCTctgtcctctccagcctcagatCTGCCCCCAGAGTCCAGCTCCCTGAGCCTCGGACACTCCCCGGCCTTGGCCTAGCTCCTCGCCACCGCCAGGCCTCAGCATGGGGCTGCCTCCCATCCTGGCCGGGCCTGCACCTCTCCTGGGAGCATGAACTCTGGCTCTGACTCCTGACTCTAGCCCACCCCGGAAGGCCCTGGGTGTCAAGTGAGTGGTGGGTTGCGTGAAGAAACAACACGTGACAAGCTGTCGGGAACAGTGAGTGACTCATGTTAATTTCAGGCAGCCCCCACCACGGGTTTCTCACAGGGGACCTCGGGCACTCAGTCTGTCCACCAAGGCCTGCAGCTTCTCAGACAGCGCGACCtgcacagaggagaggagaggatgatGGGTGGCTGTGGGGGCATGGAGCACACAGGGGGGGTTGATGACGTGGGCCCCCACCCACCTGGTACAGCGCAGGCTGCTCCAGCCGCCTGTGTGCAGGACTGAGGCGGCTCAGGGACAGCTGGGCGAAGGCTCTAGACTCGGCTAAGGATGGGAGGggctcacacagctgggaaagaggaaggaaggggttgGTTCAAGGTCAGGGGTCAGGACTCTATTTCAGTTGAAGGTGCAAACTACAGGGGTTGGTGGGGGCAGTCACCTGTCCCTGCTGGACCCAGAGTCGCAGCAGTGGCTCCACGTGGGCTGGCCTCACAGTACAGGACTCCTGAGCCCCTCGAGGCCAGACCCTTAGCTCCTGGCCAGCCTGGGGTGGTGGCTCCTCTGCCAGCTGCAGCACGTCCAACAGCAGAGaccctgtatgtgtgtgtgtgtgtggtggggcgGGTGCCAAAATTAATGCAGGGAACCTGGGACCTTGAGGGAGACCActgagggctgggaggggcctcaCCATCGGGGCCCAGGAGCCGGAAGGCCGCCTTGCTTCCAGGCAGTGTCTGCTTCTCAGGGTCCTCGGTCAGCTTCATTCGTGGCTGGCCTCCCACAGACACCAGCTGCAGGGACAGGGTGAAGGGACAGCTGGACTctctgcccccgcccccgccccccccaccccgctgACCCATGATCCCCTAGCCCACCCCCACTGGGCCCCAGACTCTGTCTCCACCTTGTAGACGCAGCCCAGGGAAGGCTGGCGGGGACACGTGACCACACTGGTGCCAATACCGATGACGTTCACCTCGCTGCCCtgaaggagggcagaggaggtaGCACTGAGCTCGGCCAGCACCTGCAGGCCCAGGGCTCTCCTAGTCACCCTCTGGCCTGCCCTGCCTTGCCCCACCTCCTGGGCCAGCCGGGCCAGCTCCTCCTCATCAATGTCGTTGCTGACAGCAATGGGGACCGACTCTAGCCAGGGTACTTGGAACCTGTAATGGGAGCAGACCCTCAGGTGTTCCCGAGCTGctcagtctccctccctccccactcatGCCATCCTCCCCACCTCAGGATCTGCCCTCAGCCACACCAGCTTTGGTTTTTTGCTTATGACCCCTTGGGTGAGCCCACCTCTGGCTTCCCCGCCACTGAGGAAGTAACCAGATCAGAGTTCATCACTACACAAGAGCcacagtccctccctccctctgccctggaaGGGGTCTCTCAGCAGGCATAGCCCTCTCAGGGGGACTCACTGGGCCGAAATGGTCCGGAAGAGCCTGCGGATTTCCTGGGCCTGCTGAAGCAGGTCACCGCTGTCCAGCCTCACGCCCACTGCCCGGTAACCCAGCTGCCCCAGCGCCAGGGCAACTGCCAGGAAATTGGGAAGACCACTCCTGCGGGCAGGGACAAGGGGGTCAGGGGACTGCAGCTGCTCTGCTGAGCCCACCCTGGGGGATGCCTTGGCCTCACCTCTGCACACTGTAGGTGTCCAGTAGGCCATTGAAGGCCCGGGGAAAGGCCAGGGCATAGGCCACAAAGGCCGCCCGCTCCCCCCGGTGCGGCtcctgcacccccagccccaggtgggCACACACACGCTCAAGCCATGCCTCCACGCAGGCGGCCAGGTCCACCCTGGGGCCCTGGTCAGCAGCCGGAGCCAACATCTATGGAGAGGGATTGGTGAAGCATGGGGGGCCCAGAGTGCAGGGTGGGGCCTGGTTCACCCCTAGTTGAGGGTCTGAGCAGGGGTAATGCCCCCTGCCTGCCAGCTTCCCAGCAGCACTGGGGCTACCTGCCCAGGGTGGCTTGGGCGGGCCAGGCATGGCATGTGCCTGTGTGCAGAGCAGGGACTGGCTCATGCTCCCTGGGCAAAGGCTGATCTTTGAAGTCTGCCCTCTGAAGTGCAGCAGGGGAGAGGAGTACTGACCGGGTCAGGGGGCACCTCAGTGCCTGAAAAGGAAGTGATGAAGGAATGCGCCATGGTCCCGGCCACCGGCACGCCCCGAAGCTGTCCTGCGAGCATGTTGCTGCTGGCATCAAAGCCTGGGCCAGGGCATCAGGCAGGGTTGGGGGACTTCAGGCGGTAGAGCAGAGGGGCTCCCagggccaggcctcctcctgTCCCAGCCCTCCTTCCCCTGGCCCTCACCACCCAGGTAGCTGTAGGTGGAGGCCGTCAAACCCCCATCCGGGCCCTGAGCTCGCCGCAGCCCGAACTCCAGCAGCCGCTTCTCTGGTCCCGCGATCAGGCGAAGCCGTGCTGCGTTGGTGGCAATGAGGCTGTGGACAGCAAGGGGGCAGGGGACCCGGGGTTAAGGTCCCAAAGCCACCCGGAGCCCGGCCCCTCTTTGAGACTCTCCACAGCGGGAGTGGGACGACCCTCTCCAGGGCAGGGGGCCCTGTGCCCCACCCCTGGAGCTCGCCCCCACCCTGAAGGGCCCCACTCTCCAGAAGTCCATGCTCCTCCCCAGGGAGCCCAGTCTTCCCCAGGCAGGCCCGGATCCCACCTGGCGTAGCTGACCAGGCAGAGGAGCGGCGTCTCTAGCAGCTGCACCACCAGGAGCGGCCCGGACACCTGCAGCAGCGGCACCTGCAGGAAGGGCCATCAGCTCGGCACCGCGCGCCCCACTGGGCGCCCCCCTGCGCCCCCCTCACCCTGCACTCACGCCGGGGAAGGCGAGGGAGCCCTCGGGCAGGGCCCGCAGCGTCACCTCAGAGCAGTCGAGGGCCCGAAGGTGCTCAAAGAACGCGGGCTCCGTGTCTGGGGGCAGCACCGAGGCCAGGAACTGGACGTCTGGGGGCGAGAGGCCCTTGTGGGGTGGGGCTAGCCCGAGGCCGTGGGGGACTCGTCGGGGCgtgggaagggaagggggctCGTCGGGGCGAGTCTTATCCGGGCTGCGGGGGGCTCTCGtcggggtcggggtggggggctCTTCAGGCCGGGGGTACCTCCGTCCCGCAGGCGGAAGGTGCGCAGGAAGCGCACGCAGTCGCGCAGCCCCGCGGCCAGGGCGAAGGCGCCGCCGAACGGGCAGCGGCGGAAGAAGAGCTCGAAGTCGGCGGGGTCCCGCGCCCGGCCCGCGCGCCAGTAGCCCAGCGCCATGGTGACCTGGTAGAGGTCGGAGAGCagcggccgcgccgccgcgcgcccctctgcctcctgctccgCCGCCATCTGCTaggccgccccgccccggcccacGTGATGCCCGCTGCCCAGTGGCCGGGCCGCGCCCGCTGACGCGCAGTGAAGCCGGGACAACCCGGGAGTCACCGCCTTTCCTGGCAactggggggcggggcgggcctgCCGGCCTCCGGACACCAGAGGCGGCCCAGCGCCTGGACCGGACTCAGTTGGGGATGTGTCTGCTGCCGCTGGTCATCCCAGCCCCCTAGTCCCCCGGCCGGCCGCTCTCTACAGTCAGCGGGGGGAGGGTAGGAGAGGGCAGGGGTAATTCACATCCAGCCAGGCTTTATTAACCCCGCCCCACCTGGAAACCAGCCCAACCTGGCCGCAGGTAGAGGTGATTAGATTCTGCCGGCACCTAGGTGGGGCCCACACTGTGTCATTCAGCAATGAGTGCAGTGCCATGTGCCGACCCCCAGCTGGCACCAAGAATGCTTCTGGGTCCCAGGCAccgacccacaccactcatcagccatgctggccAACAggacaggaaagaaaccactAGCGACAAAGTACTGCCCAGAAGTAGTTAGGGGGACAGGGCAGTGGCCACAACTCCACAGGGCAGTTTGTCATGGGCTCTGTCCAGGGCCCAACCTCTGGTGGGTGAGGGCAGACCACAGAGCAGATGCAGGCAGTGCACTGGGGCAGAGTGGTGAGTGCCCCCTGAGAACTGAAGCCAGAGGGCCAAGGCTGGGACAGCAGGGCCGAGGAGCTAAGAAAAAAGGCTCAATCTTTTTTCTAGAGATGATGGGAAGCCTGGCAGGATTTCAAACAGGTCAGACCAGGTGGGACATGTGACTGTAGTCACAGCAGCAGGGCCAGGACGGCTGCTGGGACCTCACTTCCCTGGACAGTTGCAGACTGGCACTTTGGCTGAGCAGGGAATGGAGctgagaggaggtgggaggaccAGGAATGCCTCCTGTGCCTCAAAGGGAACCAGCAGCCCCTACAGTGAAGGAGCCAGCACATGCTCTGTTCCTGGCTTCACAGCTTGAACTGGACATGGCACTTGCAACTGAGGGTAAATGAAGACaggaggggcaggcagagccACTGGAAGGCTGTGGAGGGGccaggagaggggagaatggTGGTGGCCCCTGGGACTGCTGTGTAGGAACAGGATAGACGGGACCCCAGGGGCACTAATGAAATGCAGGTCAAGTCTGAGGCCTGGAGGCTAGGAGAGTACTGCTCACTGAATGAGCCCACCCGGGGGGCCCAAACCAGGACAAGAGCCAGAAAGCCAGAATCTCAGTCTTTAATGGCTGCAGGGCCTCACACGCTCAGGCCCACGGCCAGGTCTTAGATCTTGTTGAAAGCAGCAATGTCGACACTCTGCacctgaggagaggagggagcctggtgGTCATGTGGGGCCCAGTTTCACAAAAGCCCACCCACACCTGTCACCTGTCCAGCCAGGAGTTCACTTGGGGACCCCCCCCCCAAGGTGGGCCTGCCCACTCACGTGCTCTTCGAATCTGGTGATCTCTTCTTCCAGCAGGTCAGTCCCCACCTTGTCGTCCTCCACCACACACTGGATCTGCAGCTTGCGGATGCCATAGCCCACAGGTACCAACTTGGAGCCGCCCCAGGTCAGCCCATCCAGCTGGATGGAGCGCACGCAGGCCTCCAGCTGGGCCATGTCCGTCTCGTCATCCCACTGGGGAAtaagagggaggagaggctggggtcaGGAGCCTACAGACACCGGGAGCCCCCTCCTGCCTAGCAATTCTCAAAAGGCACTGAGAACTGTCAGCTCACACCTGCCTGGCCCCCTCATTTCTCTCCTTAGCCCAAGATTCTAAACTCAGCTTAGATCCCACCAGAAccccagggcagggggagggctggAGGACAGCCACTTACGGGCTTGACATCCAGAAGGATGGAGGACTTGGCGACCAGCACGGGCTTCTTGGCTTTCTTCTCAGCGTACTGCCGCAGCCTCTCCTCCCGCAGCTTAGCGGCCTCCTTGTCTTCCTCCTCATCGCTGCCAAACAGGTCGATGTCATCGTCCTCGTCATCCTCTGTGGCGGTGGCGGCCTTCCTGGTGGGGGGCTCCACTTGGCGCATGGGAGACACGTGCTGCCAtgggggagggaggctgaggcCCACCCAGACAGGGCCCCAGGCTTCTAGCCCCTCACTGCCGCCTGGGCCAGCCTGTAGATGGGGTGGAGGCCCTCCTTGGCCTCCTGCTCCTCTGCAGTGCCAGGTGTGGGGTCCCTGTGTCTGGGGAGGATACTCACCTGGGTCTGCGGGGCTGTAGCCCGGTGAGCAGGTGAGCTCTTCTCCAGAGCACTCAGCCGGGCCTCCAGCTTGGAGATGGCCTGCTGCAGATCCTGCACCACTGTGGGAGCAAAGGGAATGCCGGTCAGATGGCaggggccagggtggggtcccCCCACCTATCTGGCCCAGGGCCTCACCGCCTCTCAGACTCTGGTTCTCCACTTCCAGGCTGGCAATCCGGACGACGAGCTCACTGTGGTCTCCACCAGGCCCGCTGGAGGCCCCAGGGCCAGAGCTCTGTaaggcaggggaagggagggctCAGTACCACAGCCTGCTCCTAGGATCCCCCTATTCATATCCACCAGGTAGTGGCTCCTGTCAGCCCTGCTGGGTCTACCTGCTGGGCTCTGGCTAGGCAAGGGGGAGAAGTCCTGAGAGGGGAGATGTGGTGACAGTCACTGCCAAGTGGGAAGCAGAAGACAGGAGGCAGTGCAGAGCAGAGCTGAGCCACAGCTGCCACTGTCTGGCTGGTGGGAGGAAGCAGGGGACTCACAGGCCCAGGGGCAGCCTGGCCGGGGACCCCAGGCgggctgggagcaggaggggagagcAGCTGAAGGAGCACACCTGCGCAGAGGCAGCCACCCTGCGCCGCCAGAGCAGCAGTGCCTCGCCTCCCGCAGGTCATGCACACGCCATCGGGCTCAACAAGCCTGCCCACCGGCTTCCCTCTGGTTCCTCCCTCAATGACAGCCCCTGTTGTCTGACCCAAGCAGTG
Above is a genomic segment from Equus asinus isolate D_3611 breed Donkey chromosome 12, EquAss-T2T_v2, whole genome shotgun sequence containing:
- the NAPRT gene encoding nicotinate phosphoribosyltransferase — translated: MAAEQEAEGRAAARPLLSDLYQVTMALGYWRAGRARDPADFELFFRRCPFGGAFALAAGLRDCVRFLRTFRLRDGDVQFLASVLPPDTEPAFFEHLRALDCSEVTLRALPEGSLAFPGVPLLQVSGPLLVVQLLETPLLCLVSYASLIATNAARLRLIAGPEKRLLEFGLRRAQGPDGGLTASTYSYLGGFDASSNMLAGQLRGVPVAGTMAHSFITSFSGTEVPPDPMLAPAADQGPRVDLAACVEAWLERVCAHLGLGVQEPHRGERAAFVAYALAFPRAFNGLLDTYSVQRSGLPNFLAVALALGQLGYRAVGVRLDSGDLLQQAQEIRRLFRTISAQFQVPWLESVPIAVSNDIDEEELARLAQEGSEVNVIGIGTSVVTCPRQPSLGCVYKLVSVGGQPRMKLTEDPEKQTLPGSKAAFRLLGPDGSLLLDVLQLAEEPPPQAGQELRVWPRGAQESCTVRPAHVEPLLRLWVQQGQLCEPLPSLAESRAFAQLSLSRLSPAHRRLEQPALYQVALSEKLQALVDRLSARGPL
- the EEF1D gene encoding elongation factor 1-delta isoform X7; protein product: MATNFLVHEKIWFDKFKYDDAERKFYEQMNGPVAGSSRQSSGPGASSGPGGDHSELVVRIASLEVENQSLRGVVQDLQQAISKLEARLSALEKSSPAHRATAPQTQHVSPMRQVEPPTRKAATATEDDEDDDIDLFGSDEEEDKEAAKLREERLRQYAEKKAKKPVLVAKSSILLDVKPWDDETDMAQLEACVRSIQLDGLTWGGSKLVPVGYGIRKLQIQCVVEDDKVGTDLLEEEITRFEEHVQSVDIAAFNKI
- the EEF1D gene encoding elongation factor 1-delta isoform X6; translated protein: MATNFLVHEKIWFDKFKYDDAERKFYEQMNGPVAGSSRQENGASVILRDIARARENIQKSLAGSSGPGASSGPGGDHSELVVRIASLEVENQSLRGVVQDLQQAISKLEARLSALEKSSPAHRATAPQTQHVSPMRQVEPPTRKAATATEDDEDDDIDLFGSDEEEDKEAAKLREERLRQYAEKKAKKPVLVAKSSILLDVKPWDDETDMAQLEACVRSIQLDGLTWGGSKLVPVGYGIRKLQIQCVVEDDKVGTDLLEEEITRFEEHVQSVDIAAFNKI
- the MROH6 gene encoding maestro heat-like repeat-containing protein family member 6 isoform X4, which produces MGSQGQGPFSPSPCRSTVSRNLAPPPGPWWAEPDPRRSASGWPLTASSLGRRALHMPPAGTVPGDTSVWLPNPPIHTEHMFTHVHATPVPGPARGLLLGQAGHDFLGGSGAGVAGWARLSSLACAMAMAGGVWGRPRGAPVGALTLTALAEGIRASQGQALRPPVMGPQPEPEAKPGNAASIPTAGREPRSPPCIQEPAPKGAHQAPQSSPEEGALADLALYTAACLEEAGFAGTQATALTLSSALEARGERLEDQVHALVRGLLAQVPSLAEGRPRRVALRVLSALALEHARDVVCALLPCSMPLDRAAAELWRSLSRNQRVNGQVLVQLLWTLKGAAGPELEALAATRALGEMLAVSGCVGATRGFYPNLLLVLVTQLHQLAQGVHSPDTPKVWAPFHRGPPHSHASCAVEALKALLTGDGSRMVVTCMEQAGGWRRLVGAHTHLEGVLLLASAMVAHADHHLRGLFADVLPRLRSPNDTQRLTAMAFFTGLLQSRPTARLLRKEVILERLRAWQGDPEPTVRWLGLLGLGHLALNRGKVRHVGTLVPALLGALGEGDARLVGAALGALRRLLVRPRAPVRLLSAELGPRLPPLLDDARDSVRASAVGLLGTLVRQGQGGLRMGLHRPLRKLMLQSLVPLLLRLHDPSQDAAEVQQYPSHVPSFLSQTQGYLRSPQVPLRRAAAVLIGFLVHHSSPSHVSQDLLDSLFQDLGQLQSDPEPAVVTAAHVSAQQVVLLAQEQSRPRSLLLSRLGGRRACPSRPWPVYADSPFQRRSLAGRWGCFGPG